A window from Mycobacterium botniense encodes these proteins:
- the rpsG gene encoding 30S ribosomal protein S7, with translation MPRKGPAPKRPLVNDPVYGSQLVTQLVNKVLLKGKKSLAERIVYGALEQAREKTGTDPVITLKRALDNVRPALEVRSRRVGGATYQVPVEVRADRATTLALRWLVTFARQRREKTMVERLANEILDASNGLGASVKRREDTHKMAEANRAFAHYRW, from the coding sequence ATGCCGCGCAAGGGACCGGCGCCCAAGCGTCCGCTGGTCAACGACCCGGTCTACGGATCACAACTGGTCACCCAGTTGGTGAACAAAGTTCTGCTGAAAGGGAAGAAATCCCTGGCTGAGCGCATTGTCTATGGTGCGCTCGAACAAGCCCGCGAAAAGACCGGCACCGATCCGGTCATTACGCTCAAGCGCGCTCTGGACAATGTGAGACCGGCCCTGGAGGTGCGCAGCCGCCGGGTGGGCGGTGCGACCTATCAGGTGCCCGTCGAGGTGCGCGCCGACCGGGCGACGACGCTGGCGCTGCGCTGGCTCGTCACCTTCGCGCGGCAACGCCGGGAGAAGACCATGGTCGAGCGCCTGGCAAACGAAATCCTGGATGCCAGCAACGGTCTGGGGGCCTCGGTCAAGCGACGTGAGGACACGCACAAGATGGCCGAGGCGAACCGCGCTTTTGCACACTATCGCTGGTGA
- the rpsL gene encoding 30S ribosomal protein S12 — translation MPTIQQLVRKGRRDKVAKVKTAALKGSPQRRGVCTRVYTTTPKKPNSALRKVARVKLTSQVEVTAYIPGEGHNLQEHSMVLVRGGRVKDLPGVRYKIIRGSLDTQGVKNRKQARSRYGAKKEKG, via the coding sequence ATGCCAACCATCCAGCAGCTGGTCCGCAAGGGGCGCCGCGACAAGGTCGCGAAGGTCAAGACGGCCGCGCTCAAGGGCAGCCCGCAGCGGCGTGGCGTGTGCACCCGGGTGTACACCACCACGCCGAAAAAACCGAACTCGGCGCTGCGGAAGGTCGCGCGTGTGAAGCTGACCAGCCAGGTTGAGGTGACGGCGTACATCCCCGGCGAGGGTCATAACCTGCAGGAACACTCGATGGTGTTGGTGCGCGGCGGGCGGGTTAAAGACCTGCCCGGGGTGCGGTACAAGATCATCCGCGGCTCGCTCGACACCCAGGGTGTCAAAAACCGTAAGCAAGCCCGCAGCCGCTATGGCGCCAAGAAGGAGAAGGGCTGA